The following are from one region of the Mustela lutreola isolate mMusLut2 chromosome 7, mMusLut2.pri, whole genome shotgun sequence genome:
- the SERPINA11 gene encoding serpin A11, whose amino-acid sequence MGPAWLWLLGAGILSSVYCQPFPAHGDKSLGVPRAPSDQLSVPETPAYHKITPTITNFALRLYKQLAAETSGNIFFSPVSISTSLALLSLGAQADTPAQILEGLGFNLTEIPEADIHRGFQSLIHTLDLPSPKLELKVGNSLFLDKQWKPRQPFLDTIRELYGAFAFSANFTDSAMTRRQINEYVRKQTYGQVADSLQEFTQDTLMILLNYIFFKAKWKHPFNRYQTQKQESFFVDERTSLRIPMMHQKEMHRLFYDQEMACTVLQIEYSGNALALLILPDPGKMEQVEAALQPETLRKWDQWLLPSLLDLHLPRFSISGTYNLEEILPHIGLNNIFKLEADLSGITEQLNQTISRVSHKATMDMNVWGTRAGAASGLLSQPQALNATSAPQTHFNRPFLVLLWEVTTQSLLFLGKVVNPAAG is encoded by the exons ATGGGTCCAGCCTGGCTGTGGCTGCTGGGAGCAGGGATCCTGTCCTCTGTCTACTGTCAGCCCTTTCCTGCCCATGGAGACAAGAGTCTGGGGGTGCCTCGGGCCCCCAGTGACCAGCTCTCCGTGCCAGAGACCCCCGCCTACCACAAGATCACACCCACCATCACCAACTTTGCCTTGCGTTTGTACAAGCAGCTGGCCGCGGAAACCTCGGGAAACATCTTCTTTTCCCCCGTGAGCATCTCTACCTCCCTGGCCCTGCTCTCTCTTGGGGCCCAGGCTGACACCCCAGCTCAGATCCTGGAGGGCCTCGGCTTCAACCTCACAGAGATCCCAGAAGCTGACATCCACCGGGGTTTCCAAAGCCTCATCCACACCCTTGACCTGCCCAGCCCCAAACTGGAGCTGAAAGTAGGCAACTCCTTGTTCCTGGACAAGCAATGGAAACCTCGGCAGCCCTTTTTGGACACGATCAGGGAGCTGTACGGAGCATTTGCGTTTTCTGCCAACTTCACGGACTCGGCCATGACCAGGAGGCAGATCAATGAGTACGTGAGAAAGCAGACGTACGGGCAGGTGGCGGACAGCCTCCAGGAGTTCACGCAAGACACGCTCATGATTCTCCTGAATTACATCTTCTTCAAAG CTAAGTGGAAGCATCCTTTCAATCGCTACCAGACCCAGAAGCAAGAGAGCTTCTTTGTGGATGAGAGGACCTCCCTCCGCATTCCCATGATGCACCAAAAGGAAATGCACAGGCTCTTCTATGATCAAGAAATGGCTTGCACTGTCCTCCAGATAGAATACAGTGGAAACGCCCTGGCTCTGCTTATCCTACCTGACCCAGGGAAAATGGAACAGGTGGAGGCAGCTCTGCAGCCAGAGACCCTGAGGAAATGGGATCAGTGGCTTCTGCCCAG CCTCCTGGATTTACATCTGCCAAGgttttccatttctgggacatATAACCTTGAAGAAATACTTCCCCACATCGGTCTCAACAACATCTTCAAGTTAGAAGCTGACTTATCAGGAATCACTGAACAGCTCAACCAAACCATCTCTCGG GTGTCACACAAGGCGACAATGGACATGAATGTGTGGGGAACCCGGGCAGGGGCTGCCTCCGgcctcctctcccagccccaggctctgaATGCAACGTCGGCCCCCCAGACCCATTTCAACCGGCCTTTCCTGGTGCTCCTGTGGGAGGTGACCACGCAGAGCTTGCTTTTCCTGGGCAAAGTCGTCAACCCTGCTGCAGGGTGA